In Phenylobacterium zucineum HLK1, one DNA window encodes the following:
- a CDS encoding NADH-quinone oxidoreductase subunit A, with protein sequence MNAFLLEYLPIVIFLGIAAALGIAFILAAAIFAPKAPDPEKLSSYECGFNAFDDARMKFDIRFYLVSILFIIFDLEVAFLFPWAVTLMKLPPEASQFAFWSMMTFLGVLTVGFIYEWKKGALEWE encoded by the coding sequence ATGAACGCGTTCCTTCTCGAGTACCTGCCCATCGTGATCTTCCTGGGGATCGCGGCGGCGCTGGGCATCGCCTTCATCCTGGCTGCGGCCATCTTCGCGCCCAAGGCGCCGGATCCGGAGAAGCTGTCCTCCTACGAGTGCGGCTTCAACGCCTTCGACGACGCGCGGATGAAGTTCGACATCCGGTTCTACCTGGTCTCGATCCTGTTCATCATCTTCGACCTGGAAGTGGCCTTCCTGTTCCCCTGGGCCGTGACGCTGATGAAGCTGCCGCCCGAGGCCAGCCAGTTCGCCTTCTGGTCGATGATGACCTTCCTGGGCGTGCTCACGGTGGGCTTCATCTACGAATGGAAGAAAGGCGCCCTGGAATGGGAGTGA
- the nuoE gene encoding NADH-quinone oxidoreductase subunit NuoE, with translation MSVRRLSPVQPESFAFSPETLKKAQAWMANFPPGKQQSAVVPVLWLVQKQEGWVSEPAIRAVAELLGMPVIRVLEVATFYTMFMLEPVGTHALVQVCGTTPCQSRGAEALMEVCKRRIGPQSHRSADGKFYWQEVECLGACANAPMAAINDYYYEDLTPESFEKLLDDFAAGKTPPPGSAIGRQCSAPEGGPMTLTDPKLYDGSLAKKIKIPNLPSKEPV, from the coding sequence GTGAGCGTCCGCAGGCTTTCCCCCGTCCAGCCCGAGAGCTTCGCCTTCAGCCCGGAGACGCTGAAGAAGGCGCAGGCCTGGATGGCCAACTTCCCGCCCGGCAAGCAGCAGTCGGCCGTGGTGCCGGTCCTGTGGCTGGTCCAGAAGCAGGAAGGCTGGGTCTCCGAGCCGGCCATCCGCGCGGTGGCCGAGCTGCTCGGCATGCCGGTGATCCGGGTGCTGGAGGTGGCGACCTTCTACACCATGTTCATGCTGGAGCCGGTGGGCACCCATGCGCTGGTGCAGGTCTGCGGCACCACCCCGTGCCAGAGCCGCGGCGCCGAAGCGCTGATGGAGGTCTGCAAGCGCCGCATCGGGCCGCAGAGCCACCGCTCGGCCGACGGCAAGTTCTACTGGCAGGAAGTCGAGTGCCTGGGCGCCTGCGCCAACGCGCCGATGGCCGCCATCAACGACTACTACTACGAGGATCTGACGCCCGAGAGCTTCGAGAAGCTGCTGGACGACTTCGCCGCCGGCAAGACCCCGCCGCCGGGCTCGGCCATCGGCCGCCAGTGCTCCGCCCCCGAGGGCGGGCCCATGACGCTGACCGATCCGAAGCTCTACGACGGCTCGCTCGCCAAGAAGATCAAGATCCCGAACCTGCCCTCGAAGGAGCCTGTGTGA
- a CDS encoding MliC family protein — translation MRAAVLTLALAPLLIGAWGCQRTDAAPPVEAGAAVNPDPKVTIYTCEDGRRIEAGYPDRDTAMVKVDGRPYPLKAAVAASGVRYVGYGLQWWTKGDDARLSRLKEGEDVASDPGVQCWSGEPPPVEPPAPGTPGGLPDDRTPISEAPFTPESAQGAANVVQTFYAYLESGRTEEAARLMRDVAPPDVSRYSEYHAQVGAPGRIEGAAGSLFVEVPVVIYGRLRTGQEVHESGRAVLRRANDVPGSTAAQRRWRIERIELD, via the coding sequence ATGCGCGCAGCCGTCCTGACCCTCGCCCTCGCGCCGTTGCTGATCGGGGCCTGGGGATGCCAGCGGACGGACGCGGCGCCGCCCGTGGAGGCGGGGGCGGCGGTCAACCCCGACCCGAAGGTCACGATCTACACCTGCGAGGACGGCCGGCGGATCGAGGCCGGCTATCCCGACCGCGACACCGCGATGGTCAAGGTGGACGGGCGGCCCTATCCGCTGAAGGCGGCGGTGGCCGCGAGCGGGGTCCGCTACGTGGGCTACGGGCTGCAGTGGTGGACGAAGGGCGATGACGCCCGGCTCTCCCGGTTGAAGGAGGGCGAAGATGTCGCAAGCGATCCCGGCGTGCAGTGCTGGTCGGGCGAGCCCCCGCCGGTCGAGCCGCCAGCCCCGGGGACGCCCGGCGGCCTTCCCGACGACCGCACGCCGATCTCCGAAGCGCCGTTCACGCCGGAGAGCGCCCAGGGCGCGGCGAACGTAGTGCAGACCTTCTACGCCTATCTGGAGAGCGGGCGGACCGAGGAGGCGGCCAGGCTGATGCGCGACGTCGCGCCACCCGACGTCTCCCGCTATTCCGAGTACCACGCCCAGGTCGGCGCGCCGGGCCGGATCGAGGGCGCCGCCGGATCGCTGTTCGTGGAGGTGCCGGTGGTGATCTACGGCCGACTCAGGACCGGCCAGGAAGTCCATGAGTCGGGCAGGGCGGTCCTGCGCCGCGCGAACGACGTTCCCGGCTCGACGGCCGCCCAGCGGCGGTGGCGCATCGAGCGGATCGAGCTGGACTAG
- a CDS encoding NADH-quinone oxidoreductase subunit C, with amino-acid sequence MSWPATHDELEALGRELVAGGLGPFGGYEVAFGELSLTGPAHRIVEGLTLLRDDHGFQQLVDICGVDYPERERRFDVVYHLLSFTKNRRIRVKVQADEDTAVPSVTGVYPNADWYEREAFDMYGVFFDGHPDLRRILTDYGFHGHPLRKDFPMTGYVEVRYDDELKRVVYEPVKSVEWRNWDFLSPWEGVERGFAPILPGDEKGEEAKS; translated from the coding sequence ATGAGCTGGCCCGCGACCCATGACGAGCTCGAGGCCCTGGGGCGTGAGCTGGTGGCCGGCGGCCTCGGCCCGTTCGGCGGCTACGAGGTGGCGTTCGGCGAGCTGTCGCTCACCGGCCCGGCCCACCGCATCGTCGAAGGCCTGACCCTGCTGCGCGACGATCACGGGTTCCAGCAGCTCGTGGACATCTGCGGCGTGGACTATCCCGAGCGCGAGCGGCGCTTCGACGTGGTCTACCACCTGCTGTCGTTCACGAAGAACCGGCGCATCCGCGTGAAGGTGCAGGCCGACGAGGACACCGCCGTCCCGTCGGTGACGGGCGTCTATCCCAACGCCGACTGGTACGAGCGCGAGGCGTTCGACATGTACGGCGTCTTCTTCGACGGCCACCCCGACCTGCGGCGGATCCTCACCGACTACGGCTTCCACGGCCATCCGCTGCGGAAGGACTTCCCGATGACCGGCTATGTCGAGGTCCGCTACGACGACGAGCTGAAGCGGGTCGTCTACGAGCCGGTGAAGTCGGTGGAGTGGCGCAACTGGGACTTCCTCTCGCCGTGGGAAGGGGTGGAGCGCGGCTTCGCGCCGATCCTGCCCGGCGACGAGAAGGGTGAGGAGGCCAAGTCTTGA
- a CDS encoding nuclear transport factor 2 family protein — protein sequence MTAPATLSPADLVQGQLDAYNAQDLDAFCAFYADDAVLASYGGAVQTQGLAAIRERHTGLFAEHPQNRAEVQHRIVVGQTVIDHEFVTRSPGGETFHVAAIYTLAGGKIARVDFVK from the coding sequence GTGACGGCGCCCGCGACCCTTTCGCCGGCCGACCTGGTCCAGGGCCAGCTCGACGCCTACAACGCCCAGGACCTGGACGCCTTCTGCGCCTTCTACGCGGACGACGCCGTGCTGGCCTCGTACGGCGGGGCGGTGCAGACGCAGGGGCTGGCCGCCATCCGCGAGCGCCACACCGGGCTGTTCGCCGAGCATCCGCAGAACCGGGCCGAGGTCCAGCATCGCATCGTGGTCGGCCAGACCGTGATCGACCACGAGTTCGTCACCCGATCGCCCGGCGGCGAGACCTTCCACGTCGCCGCCATCTACACCCTCGCCGGCGGCAAGATCGCCCGCGTCGATTTCGTGAAGTGA
- the nuoG gene encoding NADH-quinone oxidoreductase subunit NuoG yields the protein MPIAKVDGVEVEFEPGMNVLQVCELAGKEIPRFCYHERLSIAGNCRMCLVEVKPGPPKPQASCALPAAEGQEIFTDTPMVKKARHGVMEFLLINHPLDCPICDQGGECDLQDQAMGYGRDDSRYQENKRAVEEKYMGPLIKTVMTRCIQCTRCVRFITEVAGVPDIGLISRGEDVEITTYLDKAVGSELSANVIDLCPVGALTHKPWAFNYRPWELKKTETVDVMDALGSAIRVDSRGPAVLRVLPRTNDEINEEWISDKTRYAIDGLARQRLDRPYIRENGKLRAASWGEALDTVAAKLKAAAPERVGVIAGDLQDAESMKAALDLFGGMGVTSLDCRQDGMVLGEGPRESWLFNSTIAGIENADVVLIVGANPRIEAPVLNARLRKRWLAGALRVGVIGEAADLTYDYEFLGAGPASLTGLSKSKSDFVKALKEAKAPAIIVGTGALGRADSAAVLQAAAGVAKTFGMTWNVLHTAASRVGGLDLGFTPKAGGKPARELAQKGAADVLFLLGADELDLSKSDAFVVYLGTHGDAGAHRADVILPGAAYTEKNGVYVNTEGRVQLGLRSVFPKGEAREDWAILRALSERLGATLPYDTLDQLRAKLFADHPTFGRIDYVPEAPAALDFGALGAKGEVSDDPFWSGVKNFYLTNPIARASVTMAECAALAAGATKIAAE from the coding sequence ATGCCTATCGCCAAGGTCGACGGGGTCGAGGTCGAGTTCGAGCCGGGGATGAACGTCCTCCAGGTCTGCGAGCTCGCCGGCAAGGAGATCCCGCGCTTCTGCTACCACGAGCGGCTGTCGATCGCCGGCAACTGCCGCATGTGCCTCGTCGAGGTGAAGCCCGGTCCGCCGAAGCCGCAGGCGTCGTGCGCGCTGCCCGCCGCGGAAGGCCAGGAGATCTTCACTGACACGCCGATGGTGAAGAAGGCCCGCCACGGGGTGATGGAGTTCCTGCTCATCAACCACCCGCTGGACTGCCCGATCTGTGACCAGGGCGGCGAGTGCGACCTGCAGGACCAGGCCATGGGCTATGGCCGCGACGATTCCCGCTACCAGGAGAACAAGCGGGCCGTCGAAGAGAAGTACATGGGTCCGCTCATCAAGACGGTGATGACCCGCTGCATCCAGTGCACCCGCTGCGTGCGCTTTATCACGGAAGTCGCCGGCGTTCCCGACATCGGTCTCATCTCCCGCGGCGAAGACGTTGAAATCACGACATATCTCGACAAGGCGGTGGGCTCTGAGCTGTCCGCCAACGTCATCGACCTGTGCCCGGTCGGCGCGCTGACCCACAAGCCGTGGGCGTTCAACTACCGCCCGTGGGAACTGAAGAAGACCGAGACCGTCGACGTCATGGACGCGCTGGGCTCGGCGATCCGGGTCGACAGCCGCGGTCCGGCCGTGCTGCGCGTGCTGCCGCGCACCAACGACGAGATCAACGAGGAGTGGATCTCGGACAAGACCCGCTACGCCATCGACGGCTTGGCCCGCCAGCGTCTCGACCGGCCCTACATCCGCGAGAACGGCAAGCTGCGCGCCGCGAGCTGGGGCGAGGCCCTGGACACGGTCGCCGCGAAGCTGAAGGCGGCCGCCCCCGAGCGCGTCGGCGTGATCGCCGGCGACCTGCAGGACGCCGAGTCGATGAAGGCCGCGCTCGACCTGTTCGGCGGCATGGGCGTGACCAGCCTGGACTGCCGCCAGGACGGCATGGTGCTGGGCGAGGGGCCGCGCGAGAGCTGGCTGTTCAACTCGACCATCGCCGGCATCGAGAACGCCGACGTGGTGCTGATCGTGGGCGCCAATCCGCGGATCGAGGCCCCGGTGCTGAACGCGCGCCTGCGCAAGCGCTGGCTGGCCGGCGCGCTGCGGGTGGGCGTGATCGGCGAAGCCGCCGACCTGACCTACGACTACGAGTTCCTGGGCGCGGGCCCGGCTTCGCTGACCGGCCTGTCGAAGTCGAAGAGCGACTTCGTAAAGGCGCTCAAGGAGGCCAAGGCGCCGGCGATCATCGTCGGGACAGGGGCCCTGGGCCGCGCCGACAGCGCCGCGGTGCTGCAGGCCGCCGCCGGCGTCGCCAAGACGTTCGGCATGACCTGGAACGTGCTGCACACCGCTGCCTCGCGGGTGGGCGGCCTGGACCTGGGCTTCACGCCCAAGGCGGGCGGCAAGCCGGCGCGCGAGCTGGCCCAGAAGGGCGCGGCGGACGTCCTCTTCCTGCTGGGCGCGGATGAGCTCGACCTGTCGAAGTCCGACGCCTTCGTCGTCTATCTGGGGACTCACGGCGACGCCGGCGCGCACCGCGCCGACGTGATCCTGCCGGGCGCCGCCTACACCGAGAAGAACGGCGTCTACGTGAACACCGAGGGCCGCGTGCAGCTCGGCCTGCGCTCGGTGTTCCCGAAGGGCGAGGCGCGCGAGGACTGGGCGATCCTGCGGGCGCTGTCCGAGCGGCTGGGCGCCACGCTGCCGTACGACACCCTCGACCAGCTGCGCGCCAAGCTGTTCGCCGACCATCCGACCTTCGGCCGCATCGACTACGTGCCCGAGGCGCCGGCGGCGCTGGACTTCGGCGCGCTGGGCGCGAAGGGCGAGGTCTCGGACGACCCGTTCTGGAGCGGCGTGAAGAACTTCTACCTGACCAACCCCATCGCCCGCGCCAGCGTGACGATGGCCGAATGCGCCGCGCTCGCGGCCGGCGCCACGAAGATCGCGGCGGAGTAG
- the nuoH gene encoding NADH-quinone oxidoreductase subunit NuoH — MDPAATSFWATPVGWTLVTAGQILAVMIWILLSLAFLLLADRKIWAGVQMRKGPNVVGPFGLLQSFADFLKFVLKEIVIPSGADKTVFLLAPLISFTLAFAAWAVIPLAPGWVVSDINVGILYLFAISSLGVYGIIMGGWASNSKYPFLGSLRSAAQMVSYEVSIGFIIITVILLAGSMNLQQIVASQTGGFWNWYVFGGPGGLAKLPLLLVMVPMAVIFFISGLAETNRPPFDLPEAESELVAGYQVEYSSTPYLLFMIGEYANIVLICAMTTILFFGGWSAPFPSDFTDSWAPTAASFYYFMWFFLKVIFFFFLVSMAKAIVPRYRYDQLMRLGWKVFLPFSLVCVALIAAWRVFGPAAAA; from the coding sequence ATGGACCCGGCTGCCACCTCCTTCTGGGCCACCCCCGTCGGCTGGACCCTGGTCACCGCCGGCCAGATCCTGGCCGTGATGATCTGGATCCTGCTGTCGCTGGCCTTCCTGCTGCTGGCCGACCGCAAGATCTGGGCGGGCGTGCAGATGCGCAAAGGGCCCAACGTGGTGGGTCCGTTCGGCCTGCTGCAGTCCTTCGCCGACTTCCTGAAGTTCGTGCTGAAGGAGATCGTCATCCCGTCGGGCGCTGACAAGACGGTCTTCCTGCTGGCCCCGCTGATCAGCTTCACCCTGGCGTTCGCCGCCTGGGCGGTGATCCCGCTGGCGCCCGGCTGGGTGGTTTCCGACATCAACGTCGGCATCCTCTACCTGTTCGCGATCAGCTCGCTCGGCGTCTACGGCATCATCATGGGCGGCTGGGCCTCGAACTCGAAGTACCCGTTCCTGGGCTCGCTCCGTTCGGCCGCGCAGATGGTGTCCTACGAGGTCTCCATCGGCTTCATCATCATCACGGTGATCCTGCTGGCGGGCTCGATGAACCTGCAGCAGATCGTGGCCAGCCAGACCGGGGGCTTCTGGAACTGGTACGTCTTCGGCGGCCCGGGCGGCCTCGCCAAGCTGCCGCTGCTGCTGGTGATGGTCCCGATGGCGGTGATCTTCTTCATCTCGGGCCTGGCCGAGACGAACCGCCCGCCGTTCGACCTGCCCGAGGCCGAGTCCGAGCTCGTCGCCGGCTATCAGGTCGAGTACTCCTCGACCCCGTACCTGCTGTTCATGATCGGCGAATACGCCAACATCGTGCTGATCTGCGCGATGACCACCATCCTGTTCTTCGGCGGATGGTCGGCGCCGTTCCCCAGCGACTTCACGGACTCCTGGGCGCCCACGGCGGCCAGCTTCTACTACTTCATGTGGTTCTTCCTGAAGGTCATCTTCTTCTTCTTCCTGGTCTCCATGGCCAAGGCGATCGTGCCCCGCTACCGGTACGACCAGCTGATGCGGCTGGGGTGGAAGGTGTTCCTGCCGTTCTCGCTCGTCTGCGTCGCGCTGATCGCGGCCTGGCGGGTGTTCGGACCCGCGGCGGCGGCATGA
- a CDS encoding NuoB/complex I 20 kDa subunit family protein produces the protein MEERRPGMGVIVPAGEAGRTTVEGYDPKLHDPYFDGVSQRLADKGFVTAAADDLITWARTGSLMWMTFGLACCAVEMMQASMPRYDLERYGFAPRASPRQSDVMIVAGTLVNKMAPALRKVYDQMPEPRYVISMGSCANGGGYYYFSYSTVRGCDRVVPVDVYVPGCPPTAEALVYGVLQLQKKIRRTGTIVR, from the coding sequence ATGGAAGAAAGGCGCCCTGGAATGGGAGTGATCGTTCCCGCGGGCGAGGCCGGCCGGACCACGGTCGAAGGCTACGACCCCAAGCTCCATGACCCGTATTTCGACGGCGTCTCCCAGCGGCTGGCCGACAAGGGGTTCGTCACCGCCGCGGCCGACGACCTGATCACCTGGGCCCGCACGGGCTCCCTGATGTGGATGACCTTCGGTCTCGCCTGCTGCGCGGTCGAGATGATGCAGGCGTCCATGCCGCGCTACGACCTCGAGCGGTACGGCTTCGCCCCGCGCGCGAGCCCGCGCCAGTCGGACGTGATGATCGTCGCCGGCACGCTGGTGAACAAGATGGCTCCGGCCCTGCGCAAGGTCTACGACCAGATGCCCGAGCCGCGCTACGTGATCTCGATGGGCAGCTGCGCCAACGGCGGCGGCTACTACTACTTCAGCTACTCCACGGTCCGCGGCTGCGACCGGGTGGTGCCGGTGGACGTCTACGTCCCGGGCTGCCCGCCGACCGCCGAGGCCCTGGTCTACGGCGTGCTGCAGCTTCAGAAGAAGATCCGCCGCACCGGGACGATCGTCCGATGA
- the nuoF gene encoding NADH-quinone oxidoreductase subunit NuoF, protein MPGILADKDRIFLNLYGLHDWGLEGAKARGAWNGTKDIVAQSPEWICDQIKASGLRGRGGAGFPTGLKWTFMPKQESERPHYLVVNADESEPGACKDREILRNDPHLLIEGCLIACRAIRAHTAYIYIRGEYVHERERLTAAIQQAYDAKLIGPGNIHGWDCDVRIQHGGGAYICGDETALMESLEGKKGQPRLKPPFPAGAGIWGAPTTINNVESISVVGTILRRGADWFAGFGTEKSTGTKLFAASGHVNKPCVVEDAVGIPVRQLIEEHFGGVRGGWGNLKAVIPGGISVRMIPAHEAEEAVMTYEDLQARGSGLGTGTMIVFDKDADLVKAIARASYFYKHESCGQCTPCREGTGWMWRVMERMVTGEAEMSEIDLLLDVASQVEGHTICGLGDAAAWPIQGLFRHFRHEVEERITSYRARKGSYAGASIAAE, encoded by the coding sequence ATGCCGGGCATCCTGGCCGACAAGGACCGCATCTTCCTCAACCTCTACGGCCTGCACGACTGGGGCCTGGAGGGCGCGAAGGCGCGCGGGGCGTGGAACGGGACGAAGGACATCGTCGCCCAGAGCCCTGAGTGGATCTGCGACCAGATCAAGGCGTCCGGCCTGCGCGGCCGGGGCGGGGCGGGCTTCCCCACCGGGCTGAAGTGGACCTTCATGCCCAAGCAGGAGAGCGAGCGGCCGCACTACCTCGTGGTCAACGCCGACGAGTCCGAGCCCGGCGCGTGCAAGGACCGTGAGATCCTGCGCAACGATCCGCACCTGCTGATCGAGGGCTGCCTGATCGCCTGCCGGGCGATCCGGGCGCACACGGCCTACATCTACATCCGCGGCGAATACGTGCACGAGCGCGAGCGCCTGACGGCGGCGATCCAGCAGGCCTACGACGCCAAGCTGATCGGCCCGGGCAACATCCACGGCTGGGACTGCGACGTCCGCATCCAGCACGGGGGCGGGGCCTACATCTGCGGCGACGAGACCGCCCTGATGGAAAGCCTGGAAGGCAAGAAGGGCCAGCCGCGGCTGAAGCCGCCGTTCCCGGCCGGCGCCGGCATCTGGGGCGCGCCCACCACCATCAACAACGTCGAGTCCATCTCGGTCGTCGGCACCATCCTGCGCCGCGGGGCCGACTGGTTCGCCGGCTTCGGCACCGAGAAGTCCACCGGGACCAAGCTGTTCGCGGCCTCGGGCCACGTGAACAAGCCCTGCGTGGTCGAGGACGCGGTCGGCATTCCGGTGCGGCAGCTGATCGAGGAGCACTTCGGCGGCGTGCGCGGCGGCTGGGGCAACCTGAAGGCGGTCATCCCGGGCGGCATCTCGGTGCGCATGATCCCGGCCCACGAGGCCGAGGAAGCCGTGATGACCTACGAGGACCTGCAGGCCCGCGGCTCCGGCCTCGGCACCGGCACCATGATCGTGTTCGACAAGGACGCCGACCTGGTGAAGGCGATCGCCCGGGCCAGCTACTTCTACAAGCACGAGAGCTGCGGCCAGTGCACGCCGTGCCGTGAGGGCACCGGCTGGATGTGGCGGGTCATGGAGCGGATGGTCACCGGCGAGGCCGAGATGTCCGAAATCGACCTGCTGCTCGACGTCGCCAGCCAGGTCGAAGGCCACACGATCTGCGGCCTGGGCGATGCGGCCGCCTGGCCGATCCAGGGCCTCTTCCGCCACTTCCGCCACGAGGTGGAGGAGCGGATCACCAGTTACCGCGCGCGCAAGGGCTCGTACGCCGGCGCTTCCATCGCGGCGGAGTAA
- a CDS encoding NADH-quinone oxidoreductase subunit D encodes MTGQTAPAAPEDANVLGLPETKVRKFNINFGPQHPAAHGVLRLVLELDGEVVERVDPHIGLLHRGTEKLMEARPYAQTIPYFDRLDYVAPMNQEHAYCLAIEKLLGVEVPVRGLLIRTLYDEIGRILNHLLNVTTQAMDVGALTPPLWGFEEREKLMIFYERASGARLHANYYRVGGVRQDLPPELVQDISDWCDAFPKILDDIEGLITDNRIFKQRNVDIGVVTKEEAIAWGFSGVMVRGSGIPWDLRRSQPYALYSEMEFDIPLGVNGDCYDRYLCRMQEMRESTKIMKQCCERLLKTSGPVLVDDHKVSPPRRGEMKRSMEALIHHFKLYTEGYRTPPGDVYACVEAPKGEFGVYLVSNGTNKPYRCKIRAPGYPHLQAMDWMNRGHMLADVSAILGSLDIVFGEIDR; translated from the coding sequence TTGACCGGCCAGACCGCGCCTGCGGCGCCCGAGGACGCGAACGTCCTGGGCCTGCCCGAGACCAAGGTCCGCAAGTTCAACATCAACTTCGGCCCGCAGCACCCGGCGGCGCACGGCGTGCTGCGCCTGGTGCTCGAGCTGGACGGCGAGGTGGTCGAGCGGGTGGACCCGCACATCGGCCTGCTGCACCGCGGCACCGAGAAGCTGATGGAGGCCCGGCCGTACGCCCAGACGATCCCGTACTTCGATCGCCTGGACTACGTGGCCCCGATGAACCAGGAGCACGCCTACTGCCTGGCCATCGAGAAGCTGCTCGGCGTCGAGGTCCCGGTCCGGGGCCTGCTGATCCGCACGCTCTATGACGAGATCGGCCGCATCCTGAATCACCTGCTGAACGTCACGACGCAGGCCATGGACGTCGGCGCGCTCACGCCCCCGCTGTGGGGCTTCGAGGAGCGCGAGAAGCTGATGATCTTCTACGAGCGCGCCTCGGGCGCCCGCCTGCACGCGAACTACTACCGCGTCGGCGGCGTGCGGCAGGACCTGCCCCCCGAGCTCGTGCAGGACATCTCGGACTGGTGCGACGCCTTCCCGAAGATCCTCGACGACATTGAGGGCCTGATCACCGACAACCGCATCTTCAAGCAGCGCAACGTCGACATCGGCGTGGTGACCAAGGAAGAGGCCATCGCCTGGGGCTTCTCGGGCGTCATGGTGCGCGGCTCGGGCATCCCCTGGGACCTGCGCCGCAGCCAGCCCTACGCGCTCTACTCCGAGATGGAGTTCGACATCCCGCTGGGCGTGAACGGCGACTGCTACGACCGCTACCTCTGCCGGATGCAGGAGATGCGGGAGTCCACCAAGATCATGAAGCAGTGCTGCGAGCGCCTGCTGAAGACGTCGGGCCCCGTGCTGGTGGACGACCACAAGGTCTCGCCGCCCAGGCGCGGCGAGATGAAGCGCTCGATGGAGGCGCTCATCCACCACTTCAAGCTCTACACCGAGGGCTACCGGACCCCGCCGGGCGACGTCTACGCCTGCGTCGAGGCGCCGAAGGGCGAGTTCGGCGTCTATCTGGTCAGCAACGGCACCAACAAGCCGTACCGCTGCAAGATCCGCGCGCCGGGCTATCCGCACCTGCAGGCGATGGACTGGATGAACCGCGGCCACATGCTGGCGGACGTCTCTGCCATCCTGGGCTCGCTGGACATCGTGTTCGGGGAAATCGACCGGTGA